The following coding sequences are from one Anolis sagrei isolate rAnoSag1 chromosome 6, rAnoSag1.mat, whole genome shotgun sequence window:
- the MYADM gene encoding myeloid-associated differentiation marker, producing the protein MPVTRSKSSFNTNALTSQLGIIRLLEAIFTCVTFSLVVHRGAWYGRNGDWCMFSWCICFAITIVILVVEVVGLQHRMPVSWKNFPITFAMYATLVCLSASIIYPVTFIQSQSLPREERGYRIAATVFSCLAFLAYSTEVTLTKAKPGEVTGYMATVPGLLKVVETFIACIIFVFISDPVSYDHPEALQWCMAVYCICFILSLVVIILCIGECTGWLPCPFNKFLSGYTLLAVLMYATATIIWPIYKFDRKHGGIPSRPGFCRTSSFCYWDKFIAIAVLTAVNLLVYLADLVYSARLIFIQE; encoded by the coding sequence ATGCCGGTAACCCGCTCAAAGTCGTCGTTCAATACTAACGCCCTGACTTCTCAACTGGGTATCATCCGCCTTTTGGAAGCTATTTTCACATGTGTCACCTTCAGCTTGGTGGTCCACCGCGGTGCCTGGTATGGCCGTAATGGCGACTGGTGCATGTTCTCATGGTGCATTTGCTTCGCCATCACCATTGTCATCTTGGTGGTGGAAGTTGTTGGCCTTCAGCACCGCATGCCAGTCTCCTGGAAAAACTTCCCCATCACGTTTGCCATGTATGCCACCTTGGTGTGCCTCTCCGCTTCCATCATCTACCCAGTAACCTTCATCCAGAGCCAAAGCCTTCCCCGTGAAGAGCGAGGATACCGCATTGCTGCCACAGTATTCTCTTGCCTCGCCTTCTTGGCTTACTCTACAGAGGTTACCTTAACCAAAGCCAAACCAGGAGAAGTCACTGGCTATATGGCCACTGTTCCCGGCCTGCTTAAGGTGGTGGAGACCTTCATTGCTTGTATCATCTTTGTCTTCATCAGTGATCCGGTTTCCTATGATCACCCGGAGGCTCTTCAGTGGTGCATGGCTGTCTACTGCATTTGTTTCATCCTGTCGTTGGTGGTTATCATTCTCTGCATTGGCGAATGCACCGGTTGGCTGCCCTGTCCGTTCAACAAGTTCCTGAGTGGCTACACTCTTCTGGCTGTGCTCATGTACGCAACAGCCACCATCATCTGGCCCATCTACAAGTTCGACCGGAAGCATGGGGGAATACCCTCCCGGCCAGGTTTCTGTAGAACATCTTCGTTCTGCTACTGGGACAAGTTTATTGCCATTGCCGTCCTGACAGCTGTCAATCTGCTGGTTTATCTTGCTGACTTGGTGTATTCCGCACGGCTGATCTTCATCCAAGAATAG